Proteins from one Bacteroides zhangwenhongii genomic window:
- a CDS encoding acyltransferase — protein sequence MQTKVKTQRIGYLDNLRIFACFLVIMTHSQMPSLDGKDGFWMYLISFICSPSSELFLALSGAILLPVRNLESGGVKNFYKKRFVKLLPPVFIWSIIHIFCLHYYLQGKPIELCLKQLFLMPIQPAEGVYWFVYVMIGLYLFAPIISFWLRFASQRQLQFYLFIWFVCVTLPVLRIWVPFNGGIGTDEGSHYFMLNDFGGFMGYWILGYYLHRYPIRLGRNSSTLYLGIAIIAVLVGSYLLKVYMGIGNDGNLHITSAVLVICIITLFRNFPYHNEALQTRISSVAKYSFGIYLCHFITIRAISWPIMHHFRIHAIIDAPLTALLTVVMCFIMLKFLSLLPKSKYIVGC from the coding sequence CAGCGCATTGGATATCTTGATAATCTACGAATATTCGCGTGTTTCCTAGTGATTATGACTCACTCTCAGATGCCCTCACTGGATGGCAAAGACGGATTCTGGATGTATCTTATCTCGTTTATCTGTTCACCGTCTAGCGAATTGTTTTTAGCATTATCTGGTGCCATCTTGCTGCCAGTCAGGAATCTTGAATCTGGTGGGGTGAAAAACTTTTATAAAAAACGATTTGTTAAATTGCTTCCACCCGTATTTATTTGGTCAATAATACATATTTTTTGTCTACACTACTATCTGCAAGGTAAACCAATCGAATTATGTCTGAAACAATTATTTCTGATGCCAATACAACCGGCTGAAGGCGTCTATTGGTTTGTGTATGTAATGATTGGACTATATCTGTTTGCGCCTATCATTTCATTTTGGTTACGTTTTGCTTCGCAACGCCAACTTCAGTTTTATCTCTTTATTTGGTTTGTGTGCGTGACACTTCCTGTTTTGCGAATATGGGTTCCATTTAATGGTGGAATAGGCACAGATGAGGGGTCACATTATTTCATGCTAAATGATTTTGGTGGTTTTATGGGATATTGGATACTAGGCTATTACCTACATCGTTATCCGATCCGATTGGGTAGAAACAGCTCTACTCTTTATTTAGGTATAGCTATAATAGCCGTATTGGTTGGTTCATATTTATTGAAGGTGTATATGGGGATTGGAAATGATGGTAACCTGCATATCACGAGTGCAGTGCTGGTGATATGCATCATAACGCTATTTCGTAACTTTCCTTATCATAATGAAGCATTGCAAACTCGTATATCGTCAGTGGCAAAATACTCATTTGGTATTTATCTGTGCCACTTTATTACGATTCGCGCTATCTCGTGGCCTATTATGCACCATTTTCGTATTCATGCCATCATTGACGCGCCACTCACGGCACTATTGACCGTAGTGATGT